From Vulpes vulpes isolate BD-2025 chromosome 7, VulVul3, whole genome shotgun sequence, one genomic window encodes:
- the LOC112935421 gene encoding uncharacterized protein isoform X2 — translation MSLLSQRMNSCSENSAHVEGGTARPFFYVHAVGPPPYPSPWYQHLPGNPFCVPGPGFRNGSLYFPYSVVLSEYPGFLVPQSPLPTAFNRRPMFCNTAQFRQCSGYGQKTNTKETQTEPHQAENMTQKQDTHSEGNRVTSILTSNIDTKAGKTEATGRVLFSVVQKEPHPESPSHNIVYRISPQGHYIPEKAKTRPEQSKGCPVTQFWKTLKETIRLYNLTYGKTMPENLVQHSGISQSPCESRSELYNRHEGADSITGKDEESTIWSEQCHDVKHDEVVKSGSIRDMNLGKEKGCAAVPQFLSSPGEAKDRDEIQDTLNSSLCQSSGDGNQLQQERPFCSSNKAIEDLSLQSRSQSPISFGESMPDDGSGRHGLLVKVDEGEVVETHSCPQSYVPPPTSLAQFSQVSEGIQCDMSQWQDAEHEQSPESSPESRKTTEEGAVRCGELDEVVVRDSFPKYVPNPAWLAQMNSKGVDAGIQCDGSWCQDAELEKSPEQMPSKDEESSPACKTEGSQGKTIRTGELNTDKEMTRKDETEEEEHENFKKCADIQKSVTSIKQTSLSNFSSGSTGYLVRKNAASNTVLLKDSEDCDFEEEAEGEMEELDCLFAEVSPLGPMASSKGQIYHKAGRIIQMPPECCLPSQLLVWPTRNKNRLKHGEYESIPVVCKVTGQDGRFRGECTTAMQKGLESKRASHKSWERNCERWKTKVPYKVSNRFEADAVKFRK, via the exons ATGTCCCTCCTAT CCCAGAGAATGAACTCCTGTTCGGAAAACAGCGCTCACGTTGAGGGCGGCACCGCCAGGCCGTTTTTCTACGTGCACGCGGTGGGCCCTCCGCCGTACCCGAGTCCCTGGTACCAGCATCTCCCCGGTAATCCGTTCTGTGTTCCGGGGCCAG GTTTCAGAAACGGAAGTCTGTATTTTCCATATTCAGTGGTACTCAGTGAGTATCCTGGCTTCCTCGTCCCTCAGTCCCCGTTGCCCACTGCATTTAACCGAAGACCTATGTTTTGTAACACAGCACAGTTCCGGCAGTGTAGTGGCTATGGACAGAAAACAAATACGAAAGAGACTCAGACTGAACCTCATCAGGCTGAAAATATGACTCAGAAACAAGACACCCACTCAGAAGGTAATAGGGTGACCAGTATCCTGACTTCTAATATTGACACAAAAGCCGGCAAAACTGAAGCAACAGgtagggttttgttttctgttgtccAGAAGGAGCCACATCCTGAGAGCCCTTCTCATAACATCGTGTACAGGATATCACCTCAAGGACACTATATACCTGAGAAGGCAAAAACGAGGCCAGAACAGAGCAAAGGATGCCCTGTAACACAGTTCTGGAAGACTTTGAAGGAAACTATCCGTTTGTATAACCTAACTTATGGTAAGACCATGCCAGAGAACCTGGTGCAGCATAGTGGGATTTCACAGAGTCCTTGTGAAAGTAGAAGTGAGCTCTATAACCGTCATGAGGGTGCAGACAGCATCACAGGTAAAGATGAAGAAAGCACTATCTGGTCAGAACAGTGTCATGATGTAAAACATGATGAGGTGGTAAAGTCAGGTTCCATCAGGGACATGaacttgggaaaagaaaaaggctgtGCAGCTGTTCCCCAATTCCTGTCCTCTCCAGGTGAAGCAAAAGACAGAGATGAAATCCAGGATACACTAAACTCCAGTCTGTGCCAGTCTTCTGGAGATGGCAATCAGCTCCAGCAGGAAAGGCCGTTCTGCTCCAGCAATAAGGCCATTGAGGACCTGAGCCTACAGTCCAGATCCCAGAGTCCCATTAGCTTTGGGGAGAGCATGCCAGACGATGGCAGTGGGCGCCATGGCCTCCTTGTGAAAGTGGATGAAGGTGAAGTGGTAGAGACGCACAGCTGCCCTCAGAGTTATGTCCCTCCCCCTACCTCTCTGGCCCAGTTCAGCCAAGTCAGTGAAGGCATTCAGTGTGATATGAGCCAGTGGCAGGATGCAGAACACGAACAATCTCCTGAGTCATCACCAGAAAgcagaaagacaacagaggaaGGGGCAGTCAGGTGTGGGGAATTGGATGAGGTGGTGGTGAGGGACAGCTTCCCCAAGTATGTTCCTAACCCCGCCTGGTTGGCCCAGATGAACAGCAAGGGAGTAGATGCGGGGATTCAGTGTGATGGCAGCTGGTGTCAGGATGCAGAGCTGGAGAAATCCCCTGAGCAAATGCCTTCCAAAGATGAGGAGTCCTCACCAGCCTGCAAAACTGAGGGCTCACAGGGAAAGACCATCAGGACTGGGGAACTGaacacagataaagaaatgaCCAGGAAGGATGAGACTGAGGAGGAGGAGCACGAGAACTTCAAGAAGTGTGCAGATATTCAAAAGTCTGTGACCAGCATCAAGCAGACATCCCTGAGCAACTTCTCAAGTGGGAGCACAGGCTATTTAGTGAGGAAAAATGCTGCCTCAAACACTGTACTTCTTAAGGATTCAGAAGACTGTGACTTCGAAGAGGAAGCTGAAGGTGAAATGGAGGAGCTAGACTGCCTCTTTGCAGAAGTTAGTCCACTGGGCCCTATGGCCTCTTCAAAAGGACAGATTTATCACAAGGCCGGCAGGATCATCCAGATGCCACCCGAGTGCTGTCTCCCTTCCCAACTTCTTGTGTGGCCCACCAGAAATAAGAACAGGTTAAAGCATGGAGAATATGAGAGCATCCCTGTAGTGTGCAAAGTGACGGGACAGGATGGCCGGTTCCGAGGGGAATGTACCACGGCCATGCAGAAGGGGTTGGAGTCCAAGAGAGCCTCTCATAAGTCCTGGGAAC GTAACTGTGAGAGGTGGAAAACCAAGGTACCTTACAAAGTTTCAAACAGATTCGAGGCAGATGCTGTAAAGTTTAGGAAATAG
- the LOC112935421 gene encoding uncharacterized protein isoform X1 translates to MRGPSAGGRRLRSRRHVPARRAQRMNSCSENSAHVEGGTARPFFYVHAVGPPPYPSPWYQHLPGNPFCVPGPGFRNGSLYFPYSVVLSEYPGFLVPQSPLPTAFNRRPMFCNTAQFRQCSGYGQKTNTKETQTEPHQAENMTQKQDTHSEGNRVTSILTSNIDTKAGKTEATGRVLFSVVQKEPHPESPSHNIVYRISPQGHYIPEKAKTRPEQSKGCPVTQFWKTLKETIRLYNLTYGKTMPENLVQHSGISQSPCESRSELYNRHEGADSITGKDEESTIWSEQCHDVKHDEVVKSGSIRDMNLGKEKGCAAVPQFLSSPGEAKDRDEIQDTLNSSLCQSSGDGNQLQQERPFCSSNKAIEDLSLQSRSQSPISFGESMPDDGSGRHGLLVKVDEGEVVETHSCPQSYVPPPTSLAQFSQVSEGIQCDMSQWQDAEHEQSPESSPESRKTTEEGAVRCGELDEVVVRDSFPKYVPNPAWLAQMNSKGVDAGIQCDGSWCQDAELEKSPEQMPSKDEESSPACKTEGSQGKTIRTGELNTDKEMTRKDETEEEEHENFKKCADIQKSVTSIKQTSLSNFSSGSTGYLVRKNAASNTVLLKDSEDCDFEEEAEGEMEELDCLFAEVSPLGPMASSKGQIYHKAGRIIQMPPECCLPSQLLVWPTRNKNRLKHGEYESIPVVCKVTGQDGRFRGECTTAMQKGLESKRASHKSWERNCERWKTKVPYKVSNRFEADAVKFRK, encoded by the exons ATGCGCGGGCCATCGGCGGGAGGGCGGCGCCTGCGCAGTAGGCGGCACGTGCCCGCCAGACGAG CCCAGAGAATGAACTCCTGTTCGGAAAACAGCGCTCACGTTGAGGGCGGCACCGCCAGGCCGTTTTTCTACGTGCACGCGGTGGGCCCTCCGCCGTACCCGAGTCCCTGGTACCAGCATCTCCCCGGTAATCCGTTCTGTGTTCCGGGGCCAG GTTTCAGAAACGGAAGTCTGTATTTTCCATATTCAGTGGTACTCAGTGAGTATCCTGGCTTCCTCGTCCCTCAGTCCCCGTTGCCCACTGCATTTAACCGAAGACCTATGTTTTGTAACACAGCACAGTTCCGGCAGTGTAGTGGCTATGGACAGAAAACAAATACGAAAGAGACTCAGACTGAACCTCATCAGGCTGAAAATATGACTCAGAAACAAGACACCCACTCAGAAGGTAATAGGGTGACCAGTATCCTGACTTCTAATATTGACACAAAAGCCGGCAAAACTGAAGCAACAGgtagggttttgttttctgttgtccAGAAGGAGCCACATCCTGAGAGCCCTTCTCATAACATCGTGTACAGGATATCACCTCAAGGACACTATATACCTGAGAAGGCAAAAACGAGGCCAGAACAGAGCAAAGGATGCCCTGTAACACAGTTCTGGAAGACTTTGAAGGAAACTATCCGTTTGTATAACCTAACTTATGGTAAGACCATGCCAGAGAACCTGGTGCAGCATAGTGGGATTTCACAGAGTCCTTGTGAAAGTAGAAGTGAGCTCTATAACCGTCATGAGGGTGCAGACAGCATCACAGGTAAAGATGAAGAAAGCACTATCTGGTCAGAACAGTGTCATGATGTAAAACATGATGAGGTGGTAAAGTCAGGTTCCATCAGGGACATGaacttgggaaaagaaaaaggctgtGCAGCTGTTCCCCAATTCCTGTCCTCTCCAGGTGAAGCAAAAGACAGAGATGAAATCCAGGATACACTAAACTCCAGTCTGTGCCAGTCTTCTGGAGATGGCAATCAGCTCCAGCAGGAAAGGCCGTTCTGCTCCAGCAATAAGGCCATTGAGGACCTGAGCCTACAGTCCAGATCCCAGAGTCCCATTAGCTTTGGGGAGAGCATGCCAGACGATGGCAGTGGGCGCCATGGCCTCCTTGTGAAAGTGGATGAAGGTGAAGTGGTAGAGACGCACAGCTGCCCTCAGAGTTATGTCCCTCCCCCTACCTCTCTGGCCCAGTTCAGCCAAGTCAGTGAAGGCATTCAGTGTGATATGAGCCAGTGGCAGGATGCAGAACACGAACAATCTCCTGAGTCATCACCAGAAAgcagaaagacaacagaggaaGGGGCAGTCAGGTGTGGGGAATTGGATGAGGTGGTGGTGAGGGACAGCTTCCCCAAGTATGTTCCTAACCCCGCCTGGTTGGCCCAGATGAACAGCAAGGGAGTAGATGCGGGGATTCAGTGTGATGGCAGCTGGTGTCAGGATGCAGAGCTGGAGAAATCCCCTGAGCAAATGCCTTCCAAAGATGAGGAGTCCTCACCAGCCTGCAAAACTGAGGGCTCACAGGGAAAGACCATCAGGACTGGGGAACTGaacacagataaagaaatgaCCAGGAAGGATGAGACTGAGGAGGAGGAGCACGAGAACTTCAAGAAGTGTGCAGATATTCAAAAGTCTGTGACCAGCATCAAGCAGACATCCCTGAGCAACTTCTCAAGTGGGAGCACAGGCTATTTAGTGAGGAAAAATGCTGCCTCAAACACTGTACTTCTTAAGGATTCAGAAGACTGTGACTTCGAAGAGGAAGCTGAAGGTGAAATGGAGGAGCTAGACTGCCTCTTTGCAGAAGTTAGTCCACTGGGCCCTATGGCCTCTTCAAAAGGACAGATTTATCACAAGGCCGGCAGGATCATCCAGATGCCACCCGAGTGCTGTCTCCCTTCCCAACTTCTTGTGTGGCCCACCAGAAATAAGAACAGGTTAAAGCATGGAGAATATGAGAGCATCCCTGTAGTGTGCAAAGTGACGGGACAGGATGGCCGGTTCCGAGGGGAATGTACCACGGCCATGCAGAAGGGGTTGGAGTCCAAGAGAGCCTCTCATAAGTCCTGGGAAC GTAACTGTGAGAGGTGGAAAACCAAGGTACCTTACAAAGTTTCAAACAGATTCGAGGCAGATGCTGTAAAGTTTAGGAAATAG
- the LOC112935421 gene encoding uncharacterized protein isoform X3 has protein sequence MNSCSENSAHVEGGTARPFFYVHAVGPPPYPSPWYQHLPGNPFCVPGPGFRNGSLYFPYSVVLSEYPGFLVPQSPLPTAFNRRPMFCNTAQFRQCSGYGQKTNTKETQTEPHQAENMTQKQDTHSEGNRVTSILTSNIDTKAGKTEATGRVLFSVVQKEPHPESPSHNIVYRISPQGHYIPEKAKTRPEQSKGCPVTQFWKTLKETIRLYNLTYGKTMPENLVQHSGISQSPCESRSELYNRHEGADSITGKDEESTIWSEQCHDVKHDEVVKSGSIRDMNLGKEKGCAAVPQFLSSPGEAKDRDEIQDTLNSSLCQSSGDGNQLQQERPFCSSNKAIEDLSLQSRSQSPISFGESMPDDGSGRHGLLVKVDEGEVVETHSCPQSYVPPPTSLAQFSQVSEGIQCDMSQWQDAEHEQSPESSPESRKTTEEGAVRCGELDEVVVRDSFPKYVPNPAWLAQMNSKGVDAGIQCDGSWCQDAELEKSPEQMPSKDEESSPACKTEGSQGKTIRTGELNTDKEMTRKDETEEEEHENFKKCADIQKSVTSIKQTSLSNFSSGSTGYLVRKNAASNTVLLKDSEDCDFEEEAEGEMEELDCLFAEVSPLGPMASSKGQIYHKAGRIIQMPPECCLPSQLLVWPTRNKNRLKHGEYESIPVVCKVTGQDGRFRGECTTAMQKGLESKRASHKSWERNCERWKTKVPYKVSNRFEADAVKFRK, from the exons ATGAACTCCTGTTCGGAAAACAGCGCTCACGTTGAGGGCGGCACCGCCAGGCCGTTTTTCTACGTGCACGCGGTGGGCCCTCCGCCGTACCCGAGTCCCTGGTACCAGCATCTCCCCGGTAATCCGTTCTGTGTTCCGGGGCCAG GTTTCAGAAACGGAAGTCTGTATTTTCCATATTCAGTGGTACTCAGTGAGTATCCTGGCTTCCTCGTCCCTCAGTCCCCGTTGCCCACTGCATTTAACCGAAGACCTATGTTTTGTAACACAGCACAGTTCCGGCAGTGTAGTGGCTATGGACAGAAAACAAATACGAAAGAGACTCAGACTGAACCTCATCAGGCTGAAAATATGACTCAGAAACAAGACACCCACTCAGAAGGTAATAGGGTGACCAGTATCCTGACTTCTAATATTGACACAAAAGCCGGCAAAACTGAAGCAACAGgtagggttttgttttctgttgtccAGAAGGAGCCACATCCTGAGAGCCCTTCTCATAACATCGTGTACAGGATATCACCTCAAGGACACTATATACCTGAGAAGGCAAAAACGAGGCCAGAACAGAGCAAAGGATGCCCTGTAACACAGTTCTGGAAGACTTTGAAGGAAACTATCCGTTTGTATAACCTAACTTATGGTAAGACCATGCCAGAGAACCTGGTGCAGCATAGTGGGATTTCACAGAGTCCTTGTGAAAGTAGAAGTGAGCTCTATAACCGTCATGAGGGTGCAGACAGCATCACAGGTAAAGATGAAGAAAGCACTATCTGGTCAGAACAGTGTCATGATGTAAAACATGATGAGGTGGTAAAGTCAGGTTCCATCAGGGACATGaacttgggaaaagaaaaaggctgtGCAGCTGTTCCCCAATTCCTGTCCTCTCCAGGTGAAGCAAAAGACAGAGATGAAATCCAGGATACACTAAACTCCAGTCTGTGCCAGTCTTCTGGAGATGGCAATCAGCTCCAGCAGGAAAGGCCGTTCTGCTCCAGCAATAAGGCCATTGAGGACCTGAGCCTACAGTCCAGATCCCAGAGTCCCATTAGCTTTGGGGAGAGCATGCCAGACGATGGCAGTGGGCGCCATGGCCTCCTTGTGAAAGTGGATGAAGGTGAAGTGGTAGAGACGCACAGCTGCCCTCAGAGTTATGTCCCTCCCCCTACCTCTCTGGCCCAGTTCAGCCAAGTCAGTGAAGGCATTCAGTGTGATATGAGCCAGTGGCAGGATGCAGAACACGAACAATCTCCTGAGTCATCACCAGAAAgcagaaagacaacagaggaaGGGGCAGTCAGGTGTGGGGAATTGGATGAGGTGGTGGTGAGGGACAGCTTCCCCAAGTATGTTCCTAACCCCGCCTGGTTGGCCCAGATGAACAGCAAGGGAGTAGATGCGGGGATTCAGTGTGATGGCAGCTGGTGTCAGGATGCAGAGCTGGAGAAATCCCCTGAGCAAATGCCTTCCAAAGATGAGGAGTCCTCACCAGCCTGCAAAACTGAGGGCTCACAGGGAAAGACCATCAGGACTGGGGAACTGaacacagataaagaaatgaCCAGGAAGGATGAGACTGAGGAGGAGGAGCACGAGAACTTCAAGAAGTGTGCAGATATTCAAAAGTCTGTGACCAGCATCAAGCAGACATCCCTGAGCAACTTCTCAAGTGGGAGCACAGGCTATTTAGTGAGGAAAAATGCTGCCTCAAACACTGTACTTCTTAAGGATTCAGAAGACTGTGACTTCGAAGAGGAAGCTGAAGGTGAAATGGAGGAGCTAGACTGCCTCTTTGCAGAAGTTAGTCCACTGGGCCCTATGGCCTCTTCAAAAGGACAGATTTATCACAAGGCCGGCAGGATCATCCAGATGCCACCCGAGTGCTGTCTCCCTTCCCAACTTCTTGTGTGGCCCACCAGAAATAAGAACAGGTTAAAGCATGGAGAATATGAGAGCATCCCTGTAGTGTGCAAAGTGACGGGACAGGATGGCCGGTTCCGAGGGGAATGTACCACGGCCATGCAGAAGGGGTTGGAGTCCAAGAGAGCCTCTCATAAGTCCTGGGAAC GTAACTGTGAGAGGTGGAAAACCAAGGTACCTTACAAAGTTTCAAACAGATTCGAGGCAGATGCTGTAAAGTTTAGGAAATAG
- the LOC112935421 gene encoding uncharacterized protein isoform X4 — MNSCSENSAHVEGGTARPFFYVHAVGPPPYPSPWYQHLPGNPFCVPGPGFRNGSLYFPYSVVLSEYPGFLVPQSPLPTAFNRRPMFCNTAQFRQCSGYGQKTNTKETQTEPHQAENMTQKQDTHSEGNRVTSILTSNIDTKAGKTEATGRVLFSVVQKEPHPESPSHNIVYRISPQGHYIPEKAKTRPEQSKGCPVTQFWKTLKETIRLYNLTYGKTMPENLVQHSGISQSPCESRSELYNRHEGADSITGKDEESTIWSEQCHDVKHDEVVKSGSIRDMNLGKEKGCAAVPQFLSSPGEAKDRDEIQDTLNSSLCQSSGDGNQLQQERPFCSSNKAIEDLSLQSRSQSPISFGESMPDDGSGRHGLLVKVDEGEVVETHSCPQSYVPPPTSLAQFSQVSEGIQCDMSQWQDAEHEQSPESSPESRKTTEEGAVRCGELDEVVVRDSFPKYVPNPAWLAQMNSKGVDAGIQCDGSWCQDAELEKSPEQMPSKDEESSPACKTEGSQGKTIRTGELNTDKEMTRKDETEEEEHENFKKCADIQKSVTSIKQTSLSNFSSGSTGYLVRKNAASNTVLLKDSEDCDFEEEAEGEMEELDCLFAEVSPLGPMASSKGQIYHKAGRIIQMPPECCLPSQLLVWPTRNKNRLKHGEYESIPVVCKVTGQDGRFRGECTTAMQKGLESKRASHKSWERNRLLCSSYIEELNKWCIIMMV; from the exons ATGAACTCCTGTTCGGAAAACAGCGCTCACGTTGAGGGCGGCACCGCCAGGCCGTTTTTCTACGTGCACGCGGTGGGCCCTCCGCCGTACCCGAGTCCCTGGTACCAGCATCTCCCCGGTAATCCGTTCTGTGTTCCGGGGCCAG GTTTCAGAAACGGAAGTCTGTATTTTCCATATTCAGTGGTACTCAGTGAGTATCCTGGCTTCCTCGTCCCTCAGTCCCCGTTGCCCACTGCATTTAACCGAAGACCTATGTTTTGTAACACAGCACAGTTCCGGCAGTGTAGTGGCTATGGACAGAAAACAAATACGAAAGAGACTCAGACTGAACCTCATCAGGCTGAAAATATGACTCAGAAACAAGACACCCACTCAGAAGGTAATAGGGTGACCAGTATCCTGACTTCTAATATTGACACAAAAGCCGGCAAAACTGAAGCAACAGgtagggttttgttttctgttgtccAGAAGGAGCCACATCCTGAGAGCCCTTCTCATAACATCGTGTACAGGATATCACCTCAAGGACACTATATACCTGAGAAGGCAAAAACGAGGCCAGAACAGAGCAAAGGATGCCCTGTAACACAGTTCTGGAAGACTTTGAAGGAAACTATCCGTTTGTATAACCTAACTTATGGTAAGACCATGCCAGAGAACCTGGTGCAGCATAGTGGGATTTCACAGAGTCCTTGTGAAAGTAGAAGTGAGCTCTATAACCGTCATGAGGGTGCAGACAGCATCACAGGTAAAGATGAAGAAAGCACTATCTGGTCAGAACAGTGTCATGATGTAAAACATGATGAGGTGGTAAAGTCAGGTTCCATCAGGGACATGaacttgggaaaagaaaaaggctgtGCAGCTGTTCCCCAATTCCTGTCCTCTCCAGGTGAAGCAAAAGACAGAGATGAAATCCAGGATACACTAAACTCCAGTCTGTGCCAGTCTTCTGGAGATGGCAATCAGCTCCAGCAGGAAAGGCCGTTCTGCTCCAGCAATAAGGCCATTGAGGACCTGAGCCTACAGTCCAGATCCCAGAGTCCCATTAGCTTTGGGGAGAGCATGCCAGACGATGGCAGTGGGCGCCATGGCCTCCTTGTGAAAGTGGATGAAGGTGAAGTGGTAGAGACGCACAGCTGCCCTCAGAGTTATGTCCCTCCCCCTACCTCTCTGGCCCAGTTCAGCCAAGTCAGTGAAGGCATTCAGTGTGATATGAGCCAGTGGCAGGATGCAGAACACGAACAATCTCCTGAGTCATCACCAGAAAgcagaaagacaacagaggaaGGGGCAGTCAGGTGTGGGGAATTGGATGAGGTGGTGGTGAGGGACAGCTTCCCCAAGTATGTTCCTAACCCCGCCTGGTTGGCCCAGATGAACAGCAAGGGAGTAGATGCGGGGATTCAGTGTGATGGCAGCTGGTGTCAGGATGCAGAGCTGGAGAAATCCCCTGAGCAAATGCCTTCCAAAGATGAGGAGTCCTCACCAGCCTGCAAAACTGAGGGCTCACAGGGAAAGACCATCAGGACTGGGGAACTGaacacagataaagaaatgaCCAGGAAGGATGAGACTGAGGAGGAGGAGCACGAGAACTTCAAGAAGTGTGCAGATATTCAAAAGTCTGTGACCAGCATCAAGCAGACATCCCTGAGCAACTTCTCAAGTGGGAGCACAGGCTATTTAGTGAGGAAAAATGCTGCCTCAAACACTGTACTTCTTAAGGATTCAGAAGACTGTGACTTCGAAGAGGAAGCTGAAGGTGAAATGGAGGAGCTAGACTGCCTCTTTGCAGAAGTTAGTCCACTGGGCCCTATGGCCTCTTCAAAAGGACAGATTTATCACAAGGCCGGCAGGATCATCCAGATGCCACCCGAGTGCTGTCTCCCTTCCCAACTTCTTGTGTGGCCCACCAGAAATAAGAACAGGTTAAAGCATGGAGAATATGAGAGCATCCCTGTAGTGTGCAAAGTGACGGGACAGGATGGCCGGTTCCGAGGGGAATGTACCACGGCCATGCAGAAGGGGTTGGAGTCCAAGAGAGCCTCTCATAAGTCCTGGGAAC GAAACAGATTGCTGTGTTCCAGTTATATAGAAGAGCTAAATAAGTGGTGCATCATCATGATGGTTTAG